The following are encoded together in the Lactuca sativa cultivar Salinas chromosome 1, Lsat_Salinas_v11, whole genome shotgun sequence genome:
- the LOC111915935 gene encoding disease resistance protein RPV1: MVVLSELSEGSSSSSSTHGHRYDVFLSFRGVDTRHGFTNHLYNTLMHANITTFLDDEEIETGEDLKPELESAIKSSRASVIVLSKNYATSTWCLDELVLILEQRMKSNHVVIPIFYHVEPTHVRKQTGSFGDAMEKHRQRMEAETDANKRSKLAQKMEKWNKALIEVADLKGKDVKDRLEVEFIDEIVKNIFRRLHISSRFPLPQLIGMEDSINFVTSWLKDASSHTIDILTILGMGGIGKTSLAKYVYALHSHEFDTSSFVEDINRKRDEKSNGMLDVQKQLYNDISKPSSLQVLDGSIYTSMIENAVARKKVFLVLDDIGSIDQLDKLLGSKGFHPGSKILITTKDAWLTQSSSPFKTNIKPKYAEHTVKGLSTIDSQKLLCFHAFMSNDPKAGYEDVSRKLVKYCEGHPMALKILGRSLHNRDVTYWDGYIDRLKKENYSPINTVLRMSFDSLPLENDKELFKHIACIFVGMDRYVTITILEACDVETRSGITNLIDRGLLSIGWNKELTMHQLVQEMGRFVVREESLYNPWERSRIWGHESFRALKQKKKMENALGLTLDMGMLEKEKLHGSLELKTDALSKMDRLMLLQLNYVQITGSYKNFPEELRWLCMHGFPLKSIPLDLPVENLVALDMSYSNIESFGIFYSYPQRLHKRLKQLIGSCSKDKRLLGSLKILNLSFCEQLHSLGGFDHLPKLERLILKGCIGLLEICESIEQCHELVHIDLSYCKKLEKLPRSLGMLKKVRTLLLNGCYFGESQIKIRDMDSLEMLKTNHIGISSITSSSTFFKAIPRDPKLFSIFLPRSLVSLSLANNNLSTESFTIDFSSLYFLKLLVLDGNPIVSLPNSVGSLPRLETLSMVNCTMLASLEYPPHTLKYLNLNHNSDYKTLLRKVVFDPRMSPLEFFMNWKTPSSFEFEGVIKIQPMVGVEEKVLHCLGWTNLDFIKGRHVTTSVSYRELEESEIQMYYEFGIFSTIYEGEEMPNWISDRSMGTSISFTIPSSLNRLKGLNFCFVLTPHHQHRIHEVPVMKISNITKNLTWIYLHYIEIVNMGRKCLMLLSHWMFGMNEMDAGDHVTITVRLAQSDAVTKECGVSFVYDDGEEEEEDVLGYYKSWNHIIGGDLTAFQLTTGEYLLSKHRFLSPNIDIPFPSYIYLCGEGACLKDVLFYFKALSQRKSSIPEDLP, encoded by the exons ATGGTTGTTCTGTCTGAACTTTCTGAAgggtcttcatcttcttcatcaactCATGGTCATAGATATGATGTATTTTTAAGTTTCAGAGGTGTTGACACTCGTCATGGTTTCACTAATCACCTTTATAATACCCTCATGCATGCCAATATCACTACCTTCTTGGATGATGAAGAGATTGAAACCGGGGAAGATCTGAAACCAGAATTGGAGAGTGCGATTAAGTCATCTAGGGCTTCTGTTATTGTGTTGTCCAAAAATTATGCCACTTCCACCTGGTGTCTTGATGAACTGGTGTTGATCCTTGAGCAACGTATGAAATCCAATCATGTTGTAATACCCATCTTTTATCATGTGGAGCCCACCCATGTTAGGAAGCAAACAGGTAGCTTTGGAGATGCAATGGAGAAACATAGACAGAGGATGGAGGCGGAGACAGATGCAAATAAAAGAAGTAAATTGGCTCAAAAGATGGAAAAATGGAATAAAGCGCTTATAGAAGTTGCTGATTTAAAAGGGAAGGATGTTAAGGATAG GCTAGAGGTGGAGTTTATTGATGAAATTGTCAAAAACATCTTCCGTAGATTACACATATCCTCAAGGTTTCCACTACCACAACTTATTGGGATGGAAGATTCCATTAACTTTGTCACTTCATGGTTGAAAGATGCATCATCACATACGATAGATATACTCACTATTCTGGGTATGGGTGGAATCGGGAAGACATCTTTAGCCAAATATGTCTATGCGTTACATTCTCATGAATTTGACACAAGCAGCTTCGTTGAAGATATCAATAGGAAACGTGATGAGAAATCAAATGGGATGCTTGATGTACAAAAACAACTCTATAATGACATTTCAAAACCAAGTTCACTTCAAGTTCTTGATGGTTCTATATACACCTCAATGATAGAGAATGCAGTAGCCCGTAAAAAGGTGTTTCTAGTTCTTGATGATATTGGTAGTATCGATCAGCTAGATAAGTTACTTGGAAGCAAAGGTTTTCACCCAGGAAGCAAAATTTTAATAACAACAAAGGACGCATGGTTGACACAGAGTAGTTCACCATTCAAAACGAACATTAAACCCAAGTATGCAGAGCACACGGTTAAAGGCTTATCTACAATTGACTCACAAAAGCTTTTGTGTTTTCATGCATTCATGTCCAACGATCCCAAGGCAGGTTATGAAGACGTGTCACGAAAGCTAGTGAAGTATTGTGAAGGACATCCAATGGCGCTTAAAATTCTAGGTAGGTCTCTACATAATCGAGATGTAACTTATTGGGATGGGTACATAGACCGACTAAAGAAAGAAAATTATTCCCCTATAAATACAGTCTTGAGAATGAGTTTTGACTCTTTGCCGTTAGAAAATGACAAGGAGTTGTTTAAGCATATTGCTTGTATCTTTGTTGGAATGGATAGATATGTTACTATAACAATATTAGAGGCATGTGATGTAGAGACAAGATCAGGGATCACGAATCTTATTGACAGAGGTCTTCTTAGTATCGGATGGAATAAAGAATTGACGATGCATCAATTGGTTCAAGAGATGGGAAGATTTGTGGTACGTGAAGAATCACTTTACAATCCATGGGAACGTAGTCGAATATGGGGTCATGAGTCATTCAGAGCGCTGAAACAAAAAAAG AAAATGGAAAATGCTCTAGGCCTCACCCTTGACATGGGAATGCTTGAGAAAGAGAAGTTACATGGATCACTTGAGTTGAAAACAGACGCATTGAGTAAGATGGATAGGCTAATGCTTCTACAACTCAATTATGTTCAAATAACAGGCTCTTACAAGAATTTTCCAGAAGAATTAAGATGGTTGTGTATGCATGGGTTTCCTTTGAAGTCTATACCTTTAGACTTACCGGTGGAGAATCTGGTTGCTCTTGACATGTCATATAGCAATATTGAATCATTTGGGATTTTTTATAGCTATCCGCAACGACTTCATAAGAGGCTAAAG caaTTGATTGGATCGTGCTCAAAAGACAAAAGGTTACTTGGATCATTGAAGATTCTTAATTTAAGTTTTTGTGAACAGCTTCATAGTCTTGGTGGCTTTGACCACCTCCCTAAACTTGAGAGGTTGATACTTAAAGGTTGCATTGGTTTGCTTGAGATTTGTGAATCAATTGAGCAATGTCATGAACTTGTCCACATTGATCTAAGCTACTGCAAGAAGCTTGAAAAACTTCCAAGAAGCTTAGGCATGTTAAAGAAAGTTAGAACACTATTGCTAAATGGCTGTTATTTTGGTGAATCTCAAATCAAGATTAGAGACATGGATTCATTGGAAATGCTCAAGACGAACCACATTGGTATAAGTTCCATAACCTCTTCCTCCACCTTTTTCAAGGCTATACCACGTGATCCTAAgctattttcgatttttttacCGAGATCTTTAGTATCCTTATCACTTGCAAATAATAATTTATCCACCGAATCCTTTACCATTGACTTCAGTTCCCTATACTTTTTAAAGCTTTTGGTTTTGGATGGTAATCCTATAGTTTCCTTACCCAATAGTGTGGGAAGCCTTCCTAGGCTTGAGACACTTAGTATGGTAAATTGTACAATGCTGGCATCACTTGAGTATCCTCCACATACACTAAAATATTTGAACCTCAATCATAATTCTGATTATAAGACTTTGCTACGAAAAGTTGTATTCGATCCACGAATGTCTCCACTCGAGTTCTTCATGAACTGGAAGACACCTTCGTCGTTTGAATTTGAAGGCGTTATTAAAATTCAACCAATGGTAGGTGTTGAGGAAAAGGTATTACATTGTTTAGGCTGGACTAACCTAGACTTCATTAAAGGAAGGCACGTGACAACTTCTGTTAGTTATAGAGAACTAGAGGAATCCGAAATCCAG ATGTATTATGAATTTGGAATATTCAGCACAATTTATGAAGGCGAAGAGATGCCGAATTGGATTTCAGATAGAAGCATGGGGACATCAATATCATTTACCATCCCATCATCTCTAAACAGGCTCAAAGGATTGAATTTTTGTTTTGTGCTGACACCCCATCATCAACATCGTATCCATGAGGTTCCAGTGATGAAAATTAGTAATATAACAAAGAACCTCACCTGGATATACCTACATTACATTGAGATAGTCAATATGGGTAGAAAGTGTTTGATGTTGTTAAGCCATTGGATGTTTGGTATGAATGAAATGGATGCTGGTGACCACGTTACTATTACTGTGAGGTTAGCACAAAGTGATGCAGTTACTAAGGAGTGTGGGGTGAGTTTTGTGTATGatgatggagaagaagaagaagaagatgtgtTGGGTTACTACAAGTCATGGAATCACATCATTGGTGGAGATCTTACCGCATTTCAGTTAACAACCGGGGAATACCTCCTAAGCAAACATCGATTTCTGTCGCCTAATATTGATATACCTTTTCCAAGCTATATTTATCTGTGTGGAGAAGGAGCATGCTTGAAAG atgTGCTATTCTACTTCAAAGCTTTGTCCCAAAGGAAGTCTAGCATACCGGAGGATCTCCCCTAG